From a single Paenibacillus sp. FSL R5-0345 genomic region:
- a CDS encoding ABC transporter permease, with the protein MNKMGTIIGFTFKNKVRTKSFMITTLILVLLLSIGMNLPYIIDQFKGDSTTNAETQIAVIAEEGNQAAELLKAYTSPEGMPQAKVVQYTSADDAELKKALDEGTVEGYVTFAEPTGEGLPPVTYYSENGELKGDVQIYLQNALQQANTQFVVGDKLTQEQIAAMSTPVQIATQQLNPDGTAGDKDASQESAPAINYVIVYAMLMLFFMSIMMTGNMIAAEITSEKSSRIMEILITSASPLAQMFGKVIGVFLVGLLQIGVIIAAVVVNLKLPHNATILKDLDLDLGQLNINLLLYGIVLYVLGYFLYALMYAAVGSIVSRTEDLGQAVMPIMMLGFVAFYVPLFSISNADTLLVKVASYVPFTSPLTMLLRIGVGEVAIWQVIVSLAILLVTTFIFGWLAAKIYRTGVLMYGKRPSIKEIRKAMKAYKI; encoded by the coding sequence ATGAATAAGATGGGGACAATTATTGGCTTTACCTTTAAAAATAAAGTAAGAACGAAATCATTCATGATTACTACGTTAATTCTAGTGTTGCTGCTCAGTATTGGGATGAATCTTCCGTACATCATCGATCAGTTTAAGGGTGATTCTACAACAAACGCAGAGACTCAAATTGCTGTGATCGCGGAAGAAGGAAATCAGGCGGCAGAGTTGTTGAAGGCCTATACTTCACCTGAGGGAATGCCGCAGGCAAAAGTTGTGCAGTATACTTCTGCCGATGATGCGGAGCTAAAGAAAGCTTTAGATGAAGGGACTGTAGAAGGGTATGTTACTTTTGCAGAACCGACTGGTGAAGGACTTCCACCCGTTACTTATTATAGTGAGAATGGTGAATTGAAGGGCGATGTACAAATCTATCTCCAAAATGCCCTTCAGCAGGCCAACACCCAGTTCGTCGTTGGCGACAAGCTGACGCAGGAGCAGATTGCTGCTATGTCAACACCGGTACAGATCGCTACTCAGCAGCTCAACCCTGATGGGACTGCGGGAGATAAGGATGCGTCGCAGGAATCCGCTCCAGCTATTAATTACGTCATTGTATACGCCATGCTTATGCTGTTCTTCATGTCTATCATGATGACCGGTAATATGATCGCGGCTGAGATTACTTCAGAGAAGAGCTCACGGATCATGGAGATTCTGATTACAAGTGCCTCACCTTTAGCGCAAATGTTCGGTAAAGTTATCGGTGTCTTCTTAGTAGGATTATTACAGATTGGCGTCATTATCGCAGCGGTAGTTGTCAATCTTAAGCTTCCGCATAATGCAACGATTTTGAAAGATTTAGATCTGGATTTAGGCCAGCTTAATATTAACTTGTTGCTTTATGGGATTGTTCTTTATGTACTAGGTTATTTCCTCTATGCCTTGATGTATGCGGCTGTAGGTTCGATTGTCAGCCGTACAGAGGATCTTGGCCAAGCGGTTATGCCGATTATGATGTTAGGCTTCGTAGCATTCTATGTTCCGCTGTTTAGTATCTCCAATGCGGATACTCTGCTGGTTAAGGTAGCGAGTTATGTGCCTTTCACCTCTCCATTGACCATGTTGCTCCGAATTGGTGTTGGTGAAGTAGCGATCTGGCAAGTTATTGTATCATTAGCCATCTTGCTTGTTACCACGTTCATCTTTGGATGGTTGGCTGCCAAGATCTATCGCACAGGCGTATTGATGTACGGCAAACGTCCAAGTATTAAAGAGATCAGAAAAGCGATGAAGGCTTACAAGATCTAA
- a CDS encoding CPBP family intramembrane glutamic endopeptidase — protein MSRMRYFTKVEFYNYRADSGGEKAGYYALIFFVYNALIIYLFGLLMYKTDFLERARLYYSNEHLFKLAIYSPIFILELAPLLFLLRSKKENLQSIGLTTSNTAISILLGIVGAIPFTYQIILDFILHKKEIQLEGANLWVEFLILFIFTALPEELMFRGYIQTRITGLIKNKYLAIVVVGLLFALMHIPFQMSMVNMTFMDYLITNWVYMIQLMVMHIYFVYLYTRNNNILVPIISHTLIDYIQLYIK, from the coding sequence ATGAGCAGGATGAGGTATTTCACTAAGGTGGAATTCTACAATTATAGGGCGGATAGCGGTGGTGAAAAAGCTGGTTATTATGCTTTGATCTTTTTTGTTTATAATGCCTTAATCATTTATTTATTTGGTCTATTGATGTATAAAACCGATTTTTTAGAACGAGCAAGGCTTTATTATTCAAATGAACATTTATTTAAATTAGCCATCTATAGTCCTATTTTCATTCTTGAATTAGCGCCATTGCTATTCTTATTGAGGTCAAAGAAGGAGAACCTGCAGAGCATTGGATTAACTACTTCTAATACTGCAATATCTATTCTTCTAGGTATTGTTGGGGCCATTCCTTTTACCTATCAAATTATTCTAGACTTCATTCTACATAAGAAAGAAATTCAATTGGAAGGAGCAAATCTGTGGGTAGAGTTCTTAATACTCTTCATTTTCACTGCACTGCCTGAAGAATTAATGTTCAGAGGTTATATCCAGACTCGAATTACAGGCTTGATTAAGAATAAATATCTTGCCATTGTAGTGGTTGGATTATTATTTGCGTTGATGCATATTCCTTTTCAAATGAGTATGGTTAATATGACCTTTATGGATTATTTAATTACTAATTGGGTGTATATGATTCAATTGATGGTTATGCATATATATTTTGTCTATCTTTATACTCGAAATAATAATATCCTTGTCCCAATCATTAGTCATACCCTCATAGATTATATTCAATTATATATAAAGTAA
- the kdpF gene encoding K(+)-transporting ATPase subunit F: MILVIAVTLLLFLYLVYALIHPEKF, translated from the coding sequence GTGATTCTAGTCATCGCTGTTACCCTACTGCTGTTTTTATATCTTGTTTACGCATTGATTCATCCGGAGAAATTTTAA
- the kdpA gene encoding potassium-transporting ATPase subunit KdpA translates to MGILQIVAVIVILILLVKPMGTYLYHVFSNEPNRTDRWFGGVEKGIYKLIGLKKREGMSWKKYALSFVLTNIVLVTFSYIFLRLQRGLPLNPNGIADMEQTLSFNTVISFMTNTNLQHYSGETGLSYFSQMAVITMMMFTSAASGFSVAVAFVRGITGRKSVGNFFEDFVKAHIRVFIPLALLVSLVLVGLHVPQTLKPSLEVTTLEGQTQQIAIGPVASLESIKHLGTNGGGFFGANSSHPFENPNPLTNVLEILSMWMLPASLPYMYGLFAKNKRQGWVIFTAMMTLFVLLLGLNYYAESKGNPAINALGIESSQGSMEGKEVRFGIPQSSLFTSVTTAATTGSVNNMHDTLTPLGGITPLALMMLNNVFGGKGVGLINMLMYAILGVFLCGLMVGRTPEFLGRKIEAKEMKLIAIAILVHPFIILVPTAAAFLTDLGQGAITNTGFHGLSQVLYEYVSSAANNGSGFEGLADNTTFWNVTTGIVMLLGRYVSIIAMLAVAGSLLQKKPVPETIGTFRTDNGLFTGILIGTVVIIGALTFLPVIVLGPIAEYLTLR, encoded by the coding sequence ATGGGCATTTTGCAAATCGTAGCTGTAATCGTCATTCTCATCTTGCTGGTTAAGCCGATGGGCACGTATTTATATCATGTATTTTCTAATGAACCCAATCGTACGGATCGATGGTTTGGAGGCGTGGAAAAAGGGATTTATAAGCTGATCGGACTGAAAAAACGGGAAGGTATGTCCTGGAAAAAGTATGCGCTCAGCTTTGTTTTAACGAATATCGTACTGGTTACTTTCAGCTATATCTTTCTTCGATTGCAGCGGGGTTTACCGCTAAATCCGAATGGAATTGCGGATATGGAACAGACGCTTTCGTTCAATACGGTGATCAGCTTTATGACTAATACAAACCTGCAGCATTACAGCGGGGAGACGGGACTTTCGTATTTTTCACAAATGGCTGTCATCACGATGATGATGTTTACGTCTGCAGCGAGCGGATTTTCAGTTGCGGTTGCTTTTGTCAGAGGGATCACAGGACGCAAATCAGTCGGGAACTTCTTCGAGGATTTCGTCAAAGCACATATTCGTGTGTTCATTCCGCTGGCTCTGCTGGTTTCATTGGTACTGGTAGGATTACATGTGCCGCAAACCCTCAAGCCATCACTTGAAGTCACTACACTAGAGGGGCAAACGCAACAGATTGCTATCGGTCCAGTAGCTTCTCTGGAATCGATCAAGCATTTGGGCACGAACGGAGGCGGCTTCTTCGGGGCCAATTCATCGCATCCTTTTGAGAATCCTAATCCACTTACGAACGTGCTGGAGATTCTTTCTATGTGGATGCTGCCAGCTTCGCTCCCTTATATGTACGGACTGTTTGCTAAGAACAAACGTCAGGGCTGGGTTATTTTTACCGCAATGATGACCTTGTTCGTACTACTGCTGGGACTGAACTATTATGCTGAATCAAAGGGTAATCCGGCGATCAATGCACTAGGAATCGAATCTTCACAAGGCAGCATGGAGGGTAAAGAGGTACGCTTCGGCATTCCGCAGTCTTCCTTGTTTACTTCAGTAACAACCGCAGCTACGACAGGTAGTGTTAACAATATGCATGATACGCTGACACCACTGGGAGGTATTACGCCTCTGGCACTGATGATGCTGAACAATGTCTTTGGGGGTAAAGGTGTCGGACTGATCAATATGCTGATGTATGCGATTCTGGGTGTCTTCCTGTGCGGTCTGATGGTCGGCAGGACACCAGAGTTTCTCGGACGGAAGATAGAGGCCAAGGAGATGAAGCTGATTGCCATTGCGATCCTTGTTCATCCGTTCATTATCCTAGTACCAACCGCAGCTGCGTTCCTGACCGATTTGGGGCAAGGGGCGATTACGAACACTGGATTCCATGGGCTCAGCCAAGTGTTATATGAATATGTCTCTTCTGCCGCGAACAATGGCTCAGGATTTGAGGGGCTTGCGGACAACACAACCTTTTGGAATGTTACAACCGGGATTGTCATGCTGCTAGGCCGTTATGTCTCGATTATCGCAATGCTGGCAGTAGCAGGTTCTTTACTTCAGAAGAAGCCAGTTCCTGAGACCATTGGTACATTCCGCACAGACAATGGTCTGTTCACGGGGATTCTGATTGGTACCGTAGTGATTATCGGTGCGCTGACGTTCCTGCCGGTCATTGTACTCGGCCCCATTGCAGAATATCTAACCTTACGGTAG
- the kdpB gene encoding potassium-transporting ATPase subunit KdpB: MSTVKRKKLLTGPILLSAVKDSFIKLNPVTLIKNPVMFVVEVGTIIVLLMVLAPGYFNAEQSIGFNITVLFILLFTVLFANFAEALAEGRGKAQADSLKKTKQDITANKIVGGSVKTVSSSELRKGDIVIVSQGELIPGDGEVIEGLASVDESAITGESAPVIKEAGGDFGSVTGGTRVVSDEIKVRITSDPGESFLDRMISLVEGAKRQKTPNEIALNTLLISLTLIFLIVVVTLRPIATYLGVDLDIPVMIALLVCLIPTTIGGLLSAIGIAGMDRVTQFNVLAMSGKAVEAAGDINTMILDKTGTITFGNRMASEFVPVGNESEAELTAWAAISSLKDETPEGRSVIELAKKLERSYDSKLAEGGAFVEFKAETRMSGIDLQDGRCVRKGAVDSVKKWVQSKGGIIPANLDSNSDAIARMGGTPLAVAVDNRIYGLIYLKDTVKPGMKERFDELRKMGIKTIMCTGDNPLTAATIAREAGVDDFIAESTPEDKIAVIRREQNEGKLVAMTGDGTNDAPALAQADVGLAMNSGTTAAKEAANMVDLDSDPSKIIEVVAIGKQLLMTRGALTTFSIANDIAKYFAIIPAMFMLAIPEMEALNVMGLGSPSSAIISALIFNAIIIPLLIPLAMKGVSYKAMSSTKLLGRNIFIYGLGGVVVPFAGIKLIDMIVSVWI; encoded by the coding sequence ATGAGTACTGTAAAAAGAAAAAAACTGCTAACGGGACCCATACTCCTTAGCGCTGTAAAGGATAGTTTTATAAAGCTTAACCCAGTAACGCTAATCAAAAATCCAGTCATGTTCGTGGTTGAGGTCGGTACGATCATTGTCCTCCTCATGGTGCTGGCTCCTGGATATTTTAATGCAGAGCAATCGATAGGCTTCAATATCACAGTGTTGTTCATTCTGCTATTTACAGTGCTGTTTGCGAACTTTGCTGAGGCACTGGCAGAAGGCCGCGGAAAAGCCCAAGCCGATTCACTCAAGAAAACAAAACAAGATATCACAGCAAACAAAATCGTTGGAGGGTCGGTGAAGACAGTATCCTCCTCCGAGCTGCGTAAAGGAGATATCGTCATCGTCAGCCAGGGAGAACTTATCCCTGGTGACGGTGAAGTGATAGAAGGGCTGGCTTCCGTAGATGAATCAGCGATTACAGGTGAATCTGCACCTGTAATCAAGGAAGCCGGTGGGGACTTTGGTTCCGTTACAGGCGGTACACGGGTCGTCAGTGATGAGATTAAAGTAAGAATTACAAGTGATCCTGGTGAGTCGTTTCTAGATCGAATGATCTCCCTTGTGGAAGGGGCGAAACGTCAGAAGACACCTAATGAAATCGCGCTAAATACACTCTTGATCAGTCTGACGCTGATTTTCCTGATTGTAGTAGTGACCTTGCGGCCGATTGCAACGTATCTAGGTGTTGATCTTGATATTCCCGTCATGATCGCCTTGTTGGTCTGTCTGATCCCGACAACAATCGGGGGACTGCTCTCCGCAATCGGAATAGCGGGTATGGACCGGGTGACCCAGTTTAATGTACTCGCGATGTCGGGGAAGGCAGTTGAGGCTGCCGGTGATATTAATACGATGATCTTAGATAAGACCGGTACGATTACCTTTGGAAACCGGATGGCGAGTGAATTTGTACCTGTCGGGAATGAATCGGAAGCGGAGCTCACAGCATGGGCGGCCATTAGTTCCTTGAAGGATGAGACACCTGAAGGACGATCTGTTATTGAGCTGGCCAAGAAGCTGGAACGCAGCTATGACAGTAAGCTTGCTGAAGGTGGGGCATTCGTAGAGTTTAAGGCAGAAACACGGATGAGTGGTATTGATCTGCAAGATGGACGCTGTGTACGTAAAGGTGCGGTGGACTCCGTGAAGAAGTGGGTACAGTCTAAAGGCGGAATCATTCCCGCCAACCTCGACAGTAATTCTGATGCCATCGCTCGGATGGGGGGAACTCCGTTAGCGGTTGCGGTAGATAATCGGATCTATGGACTTATTTACTTGAAGGATACGGTTAAACCGGGCATGAAAGAGCGGTTTGATGAGCTGCGGAAAATGGGGATCAAGACCATTATGTGTACGGGTGACAATCCGCTGACCGCAGCTACAATTGCTCGCGAAGCGGGTGTGGATGATTTTATCGCGGAAAGTACACCTGAGGATAAAATAGCAGTCATTCGCCGAGAACAGAACGAGGGCAAGCTGGTTGCCATGACAGGGGATGGTACAAATGATGCCCCTGCCCTTGCCCAAGCTGATGTGGGCTTAGCCATGAACAGCGGTACGACAGCCGCTAAGGAAGCGGCCAATATGGTCGACTTGGACTCCGACCCTTCGAAGATTATTGAGGTTGTTGCGATTGGTAAACAGCTGCTGATGACGCGGGGCGCATTGACAACCTTTAGTATCGCGAATGATATCGCGAAGTATTTCGCCATTATTCCGGCGATGTTCATGCTCGCCATACCGGAAATGGAAGCCCTGAATGTAATGGGACTAGGCTCACCAAGCTCAGCTATTATATCCGCTTTAATATTTAATGCGATTATTATTCCGCTGCTCATCCCTCTGGCTATGAAGGGTGTCTCGTATAAAGCTATGAGCTCTACGAAGCTGCTCGGACGCAATATTTTTATTTATGGGCTGGGCGGAGTGGTTGTTCCTTTTGCGGGCATCAAGCTCATTGATATGATCGTAAGTGTATGGATTTAA
- the kdpC gene encoding potassium-transporting ATPase subunit KdpC translates to MEDTDEQLSSSKSSYFFIIVRLSLVFIVLCGVIYPLTTTALAQVLMPSQANGSLLKDDAGVVVGSELIGQNFTNPALFHGRVSSIEYKAEASGSNNYAPSNPDMLQRTKDFIAQWQLDNPDVPVNKLPVDLITNSGSGLDPHITPGSAIVQIPRISNLTGIPASQLEELVNKHTEGRDLGLFGEERVNVLKLNMDLLKLSNK, encoded by the coding sequence ATGGAGGATACTGATGAGCAGTTGTCATCATCGAAAAGTTCTTATTTCTTTATTATTGTACGATTAAGTCTAGTATTTATTGTTCTTTGTGGAGTGATCTATCCTCTGACGACTACAGCGCTTGCCCAGGTTCTGATGCCGTCGCAAGCGAACGGCAGCTTACTTAAGGACGATGCTGGAGTAGTTGTAGGCTCGGAACTTATCGGACAGAACTTTACGAACCCGGCTTTATTTCATGGACGTGTGTCGAGTATTGAGTATAAAGCAGAGGCTTCAGGCTCCAATAACTACGCTCCATCCAATCCGGATATGCTGCAGCGGACCAAGGATTTCATTGCGCAGTGGCAGCTCGATAACCCGGATGTGCCCGTGAACAAATTGCCAGTCGATTTGATCACCAACTCAGGTTCAGGTCTGGATCCGCATATCACACCTGGCTCGGCTATCGTGCAGATTCCTCGGATTAGCAATTTAACGGGTATTCCTGCTTCGCAGCTGGAAGAGCTAGTGAATAAGCATACTGAGGGCCGTGACTTGGGACTGTTCGGTGAAGAACGGGTTAATGTATTGAAGCTAAACATGGATCTATTGAAACTATCGAACAAATAA
- a CDS encoding histidine kinase, producing the protein MGTYRRKTPEELLLSIYELHRGRLKIYIGPVSGSGKTYQMLREGQALKAQGIDAVICAVSTNQSPETRDQLGDLERIPSIHWFQKDIEKKDLDVEAIVARNPEVVLTDGLAHQNREGAERSGRLDDIKYLLSNGISVITTVNVYELEGAADLARKWTGIEVEHSLPAEVLTLADDIVLIDVTPEKILQRLSDGHLGKHQQISLFNKGNLSKLRELALRMVAEDVNDSLEKHREEQGLQGASGIAEKVLVSAQYYWNGSIHIRRGQQIAKRLNGELSVVSFWKQGLTFSKEAATFKRSLWKLTEKIDASMEEITYRSKREIPRLLVKYATRHNITRIVMGHSKQTAWQELWKGSIANSLLKQIRGVDVFFVADRADREGERVLPTRQSRNDRKADVYHRLSSQEVQDKIDAIRGGTFKVYIGAAPGVGKTYKMLREGNDLLKRGIDVVIGLLETHGRKETLEQIGDLEILPRLRMEYRGTVLEEMDTAAIIKRNPEVVLVDELAHTNMPGSKHKKRYMDVMELLDAGISVISTVNVQHLESLNDAVEQITGVRVRETFPDSILQRANEVELIDVSPKMLQERMKDGKIYAMAKVDQALGAFFKIGNLIALRELALREIADDVDERLEAWERVGSLRGPWRRQEVIYVCITLGDHAERLIRRGFRIAYRLKACWYVTYVQEIKQNGPIYDKRINDLKELTERLGGTFKMIESGLPARVASLLLERSQALQSTQIIIGQSQRSWLRKWLRGDVTKQILRSARNVDVLVVADLIREEP; encoded by the coding sequence ATGGGAACATACCGGAGGAAGACGCCGGAGGAGCTGCTGCTCTCGATCTATGAGCTGCATCGGGGACGTCTGAAAATCTATATCGGTCCGGTCAGCGGGTCGGGCAAAACGTATCAGATGCTGCGTGAGGGTCAAGCGCTTAAAGCGCAAGGAATTGACGCCGTGATCTGTGCGGTTTCGACGAACCAAAGTCCTGAAACAAGGGATCAGCTGGGCGATTTGGAACGGATACCAAGTATTCATTGGTTTCAGAAGGATATCGAAAAGAAGGATCTTGATGTAGAAGCTATTGTGGCACGTAATCCTGAAGTAGTGCTTACTGATGGCTTGGCTCACCAGAATCGCGAAGGTGCAGAGAGGTCAGGAAGGCTGGACGATATCAAATATTTATTGAGTAATGGGATCAGTGTCATCACAACTGTAAACGTATATGAACTAGAGGGTGCCGCGGATCTGGCGCGGAAATGGACCGGAATTGAGGTTGAGCATTCCCTTCCAGCTGAAGTGCTTACGCTTGCCGATGATATTGTTCTAATTGATGTGACACCGGAAAAGATACTTCAGCGCTTGTCCGACGGACATTTAGGTAAGCACCAGCAGATATCGCTTTTTAACAAGGGGAATTTAAGCAAGCTGCGGGAGCTGGCACTTCGGATGGTTGCTGAGGATGTTAATGATTCGCTGGAGAAACATCGGGAAGAGCAAGGGCTGCAGGGAGCGTCAGGGATTGCCGAGAAAGTCTTAGTCTCTGCACAGTATTATTGGAACGGCTCGATCCATATCCGCCGTGGACAGCAAATCGCCAAACGGTTAAATGGGGAACTTTCAGTTGTGTCATTTTGGAAGCAGGGTCTCACCTTTTCTAAGGAAGCAGCCACCTTTAAGCGATCTCTCTGGAAGCTGACCGAGAAGATTGATGCCTCTATGGAGGAGATCACCTATCGCTCGAAGCGGGAGATCCCTCGTCTGTTGGTAAAATACGCAACCCGGCACAATATAACCCGAATCGTTATGGGACATTCCAAGCAGACCGCTTGGCAGGAATTATGGAAGGGCTCGATTGCCAATTCGTTACTGAAGCAAATCCGAGGTGTGGATGTGTTCTTCGTGGCGGACCGTGCTGACCGAGAGGGAGAACGTGTACTTCCAACCCGGCAGAGTCGTAATGATCGGAAAGCGGATGTCTATCACAGGTTAAGCAGTCAGGAAGTACAGGATAAAATCGATGCGATTCGCGGAGGCACCTTTAAGGTATATATCGGGGCAGCGCCCGGTGTGGGCAAGACTTACAAAATGCTGCGTGAAGGGAATGATCTCTTGAAGAGAGGGATCGATGTCGTGATCGGACTTTTGGAAACGCATGGCCGTAAAGAAACCCTTGAACAAATCGGCGATTTGGAGATCCTTCCGCGTCTACGTATGGAGTATCGCGGGACCGTCCTGGAGGAAATGGATACGGCAGCTATTATTAAGCGTAATCCTGAAGTCGTGCTAGTGGATGAACTTGCTCATACCAATATGCCGGGCAGCAAACATAAGAAGCGGTATATGGATGTTATGGAGCTGCTGGATGCGGGAATATCTGTGATCTCTACCGTGAACGTTCAGCATTTAGAAAGTCTGAATGATGCCGTAGAGCAAATTACAGGCGTTAGAGTAAGAGAGACTTTTCCGGACAGCATTCTACAGCGGGCTAATGAGGTAGAGCTTATCGATGTATCACCCAAGATGCTTCAAGAGCGGATGAAGGACGGGAAAATCTATGCCATGGCCAAGGTGGATCAGGCGCTCGGAGCTTTTTTCAAAATCGGGAATTTGATCGCTCTTCGAGAGCTGGCACTGCGGGAAATTGCTGATGATGTGGATGAGCGGCTGGAAGCTTGGGAGCGTGTCGGTTCGCTACGGGGACCGTGGCGGCGTCAGGAAGTCATTTATGTATGTATCACCTTGGGGGATCATGCGGAGCGCTTAATTCGACGTGGTTTTCGGATTGCATATCGTCTAAAAGCCTGCTGGTATGTCACGTATGTGCAGGAAATTAAGCAGAATGGACCCATTTACGATAAACGTATAAATGATTTAAAAGAATTAACGGAACGACTGGGTGGAACGTTTAAGATGATTGAGAGCGGGCTTCCCGCACGAGTGGCGTCCTTGCTGCTAGAGAGATCTCAGGCTTTACAGAGCACTCAGATTATTATCGGCCAGTCTCAACGCTCATGGCTGCGTAAATGGCTACGCGGGGATGTTACTAAGCAGATTCTACGTTCTGCCAGAAACGTGGATGTACTGGTTGTGGCGGATCTCATTCGTGAGGAACCATAG
- a CDS encoding glutaredoxin family protein: MSEPVIVYSTAGCSDCTLVKNYLTEQGVPFEVRDVMTSTVYQEEVEKLGFMGVPVTVAGDQAIKGFNLPALKALIEAAQ; this comes from the coding sequence ATGAGTGAGCCAGTGATTGTCTATTCAACCGCAGGATGCAGTGACTGTACTTTGGTTAAAAATTATCTTACGGAGCAGGGTGTCCCTTTTGAAGTAAGAGATGTTATGACCAGCACAGTCTATCAAGAGGAAGTTGAGAAGCTTGGATTCATGGGCGTTCCTGTCACCGTAGCAGGGGATCAAGCGATCAAGGGATTTAATCTTCCTGCGCTCAAAGCACTCATCGAAGCTGCCCAATAA
- the ytxJ gene encoding bacillithiol system redox-active protein YtxJ: MSIQQLHTLEDLEQYVAKPGKKLLFKHSTTCPISAKANEEFQAYLKDADTAAAVVLVIEDRPVSNQIAEDFGIKHESPQLFLLEDNEVRWNTSHWKITRDAIKEAVNQ; the protein is encoded by the coding sequence ATGTCTATTCAACAACTCCATACGCTGGAGGATCTTGAGCAATATGTAGCTAAGCCTGGCAAGAAGCTGCTGTTCAAACACAGCACGACCTGCCCGATTAGTGCTAAAGCTAATGAAGAGTTTCAGGCTTATCTGAAGGATGCGGATACTGCCGCTGCAGTGGTCTTAGTCATCGAGGATCGTCCCGTTTCCAATCAAATTGCTGAGGATTTCGGCATCAAACATGAATCTCCACAACTCTTCCTGCTTGAGGACAATGAGGTTCGCTGGAACACTTCCCACTGGAAGATCACAAGAGATGCTATCAAAGAGGCTGTGAACCAATGA
- a CDS encoding SDR family NAD(P)-dependent oxidoreductase, protein MKRVACVTGADRGLGLSLVRSLLAKQFSVFAGQFLKESEDLKALKEQYPEQLELISLDISNKDSVKQAARVIASKTGYVDIIINNAGIIRGADNATVLVELDDEAMAEIYNVNTLGALRVSNALMGLLLQSKDKLIVNISSEAGSIARNKRINMYGYCMSKAALNMQSSLMHNHLTTLGGQVMVFHPGWLQTYMHGKKDEQAQTTPEVSAEQIIALVLDYKKYLGEEPAYLDMDGSAWPW, encoded by the coding sequence ATGAAGAGAGTTGCATGTGTAACTGGAGCTGATCGCGGGCTCGGACTGTCGCTTGTACGTTCGTTGCTGGCCAAACAGTTCTCAGTATTTGCAGGACAGTTTTTGAAAGAATCAGAAGATTTGAAAGCGCTTAAAGAACAATATCCTGAACAGTTAGAGCTTATCTCCCTAGATATCAGCAATAAAGACAGTGTAAAGCAGGCCGCAAGAGTAATAGCCAGTAAAACTGGGTATGTCGATATTATTATTAATAATGCAGGTATTATTCGTGGTGCTGATAATGCTACTGTGCTGGTGGAGCTGGATGATGAAGCCATGGCAGAAATATATAATGTAAATACGCTTGGCGCGTTAAGAGTCAGCAATGCACTGATGGGACTGCTGCTGCAAAGTAAGGATAAATTAATCGTCAATATTTCTTCGGAAGCGGGCAGTATTGCCCGAAATAAGCGTATCAACATGTACGGCTATTGTATGTCGAAGGCAGCACTGAATATGCAGTCCTCCTTGATGCATAATCATCTAACAACGCTTGGCGGTCAAGTGATGGTATTCCATCCTGGCTGGCTGCAGACTTATATGCATGGTAAGAAGGATGAACAAGCGCAAACGACTCCGGAAGTGTCGGCGGAACAGATTATAGCTCTTGTTCTCGATTATAAAAAATATCTGGGCGAGGAACCGGCCTATCTGGATATGGATGGCAGTGCGTGGCCTTGGTAG